One Clostridium novyi NT genomic window carries:
- the hemB gene encoding porphobilinogen synthase produces MKILKRPRRLRANTVIRDLVRETTLSTDDFVYPLFIVEGNNIKKEISSLKGQYQLSIDMLEEEIKELVSLGIKSVMLFGIPDVKDEVGCGAYDHNGIVQKATREIKSKFKDMYVITDLCMCEYTSHGHCGILDEDGYVNNDKTLEYLAKIAVSQAEAGADMIAPSDMMDGRVAVIREALDKEGFCNIPIMAYSAKYASAFYGPFRDAADSAPSFGDRKSYQMDPANVNEGLREVALDIEEGADIVMVKPALPYLDVLRKVKDNFNMPIAAYNVSGEYAMVRNAVDAGLLNESAILESLISIKRAGADIIITYFAKDAAKMLRG; encoded by the coding sequence ATGAAGATTTTAAAAAGACCTAGACGTCTTAGAGCTAACACAGTAATAAGAGATTTAGTTAGAGAAACAACTTTAAGTACAGATGATTTTGTATATCCTTTATTTATAGTTGAAGGAAATAACATAAAAAAAGAAATATCATCATTAAAGGGACAATATCAACTTTCTATAGACATGTTAGAAGAAGAAATAAAGGAACTTGTAAGTCTTGGTATAAAATCTGTAATGTTATTTGGAATTCCAGATGTAAAAGATGAAGTTGGTTGTGGTGCTTACGATCACAATGGAATAGTGCAAAAGGCAACTAGAGAAATTAAAAGTAAATTTAAAGATATGTATGTAATAACTGACCTTTGCATGTGCGAATATACATCTCATGGTCATTGTGGAATATTAGATGAAGATGGATATGTAAATAATGATAAAACATTAGAGTATCTTGCAAAAATAGCAGTAAGTCAAGCAGAAGCAGGGGCAGATATGATAGCACCTTCTGATATGATGGATGGAAGAGTTGCAGTTATAAGAGAAGCACTTGATAAAGAAGGATTTTGTAATATTCCAATAATGGCCTATAGTGCAAAATATGCATCAGCTTTTTACGGTCCATTTAGAGATGCAGCAGATTCAGCGCCATCTTTTGGTGATAGAAAGTCATATCAAATGGATCCAGCTAATGTAAATGAAGGATTGAGAGAAGTAGCACTAGACATAGAAGAAGGAGCAGATATTGTTATGGTAAAACCTGCACTTCCATATTTGGATGTACTAAGAAAAGTAAAGGACAATTTTAATATGCCCATCGCCGCTTACAACGTTAGTGGAGAATATGCTATGGTTAGAAATGCTGTAGATGCAGGACTTTTAAATGAAAGTGCTATTTTAGAATCATTAATATCTATAAAAAGAGCAGGAGCGGATATAATAATTACTTATTTTGCAAAAGATGCAGCAAAAATGCTTAGGGGGTAG
- a CDS encoding 4Fe-4S binding protein: MTKISQSEIAELKGQGFILQRDKEHFACRVITINGTMTPEKIRKVSDIAEKYGESKMSFTTRLTIEIPGIKYEDIENVKRELQEYGMYSGGTGKRVRPVVSCKGTVCNYGLMDTQELNKKIHDRFYLGWYDVSLPHKFKIAVGGCPNNCVKPNLNDVGIMAQRKPELNLDKCKSCGKCGVIEKCRMKAAYKEDNKVVIDREKCINCGKCIENCYFNAMETNQEGMKIYLGGRWGKYPKAGYLVDKIFNKEEAMDFIEKAILYFKENGILGERFGIMIDRIGFDKVEKALLSDEIIKRKEEILNK, translated from the coding sequence ATGACTAAAATTAGTCAGAGTGAGATAGCAGAACTAAAAGGACAAGGATTCATACTACAAAGGGATAAAGAACATTTTGCATGTAGAGTTATAACAATTAACGGAACAATGACTCCAGAAAAAATCAGAAAAGTTTCAGATATAGCTGAAAAGTATGGAGAAAGTAAAATGAGTTTTACTACTAGATTGACTATTGAGATACCAGGAATTAAGTATGAAGATATAGAAAATGTAAAGAGAGAACTACAAGAGTATGGAATGTATTCTGGTGGTACTGGAAAAAGAGTAAGACCTGTTGTTTCATGCAAAGGAACTGTATGTAATTATGGTTTAATGGATACACAAGAATTAAATAAAAAAATTCATGATAGATTTTATTTAGGTTGGTATGATGTATCATTACCTCATAAATTTAAAATAGCAGTAGGAGGATGTCCTAATAACTGTGTAAAACCTAACTTAAATGATGTTGGTATTATGGCTCAAAGAAAACCAGAATTAAACTTGGACAAGTGTAAAAGCTGTGGAAAATGTGGAGTTATAGAAAAGTGTAGAATGAAAGCAGCATATAAAGAAGATAATAAAGTAGTTATAGATAGAGAAAAATGCATTAACTGTGGAAAGTGTATAGAAAATTGTTATTTTAATGCTATGGAAACAAATCAGGAAGGAATGAAAATTTATCTAGGTGGAAGATGGGGTAAGTATCCTAAGGCTGGATACTTAGTAGATAAAATATTTAATAAAGAAGAGGCAATGGATTTTATAGAAAAAGCCATACTTTATTTTAAAGAAAATGGAATTCTAGGAGAAAGATTTGGAATAATGATTGATAGAATAGGATTTGATAAGGTTGAAAAAGCTTTATTAAGTGATGAAATCATAAAAAGAAAAGAAGAAATATTAAATAAATAA
- a CDS encoding precorrin-2 dehydrogenase/sirohydrochlorin ferrochelatase family protein: MYYPLMISIDNKKIVVIGGGNVSFRKTKKLLEFGAYVTVISPNILEKFDSLKIKFNDKLKIIEDYFKSTYIEDAYLVIGATSDKNINKEISNYCRNKNILCNIVDNIKESDFIVPSSIKRGDLVISVSTMGKSPMLASKIRKELEEKYTDEYEEYIFLLGEARNIILQKFNDEEKRQMLKSIIDMNIDKLKEFIENNK, encoded by the coding sequence ATGTATTATCCTTTAATGATAAGTATAGATAATAAAAAGATTGTTGTAATAGGTGGAGGAAATGTATCCTTTAGAAAAACTAAAAAACTACTAGAGTTTGGAGCATATGTTACAGTTATTTCTCCTAATATATTAGAAAAGTTCGATAGTTTAAAAATTAAATTTAATGATAAATTAAAAATAATAGAAGACTATTTTAAAAGTACATATATTGAAGATGCTTATTTAGTAATTGGAGCTACATCAGATAAGAATATAAATAAGGAAATAAGTAATTATTGTAGGAATAAAAACATTCTTTGCAATATAGTTGATAATATAAAAGAGTCGGATTTTATAGTGCCATCATCTATAAAACGTGGTGACCTTGTAATTTCTGTATCTACCATGGGAAAAAGTCCTATGTTAGCTTCTAAAATAAGAAAAGAGTTAGAAGAAAAATATACAGATGAATATGAAGAATATATATTTCTTTTAGGAGAAGCTAGGAATATTATATTACAAAAATTTAATGATGAAGAAAAAAGACAAATGTTAAAATCAATAATAGATATGAATATAGATAAGCTTAAAGAGTTTATAGAGAATAATAAGTAA
- the hemA gene encoding glutamyl-tRNA reductase, translating to MNLAVIGINYNNTPIDIREKVSFSKSQKYKACTYLIKKGISEIIIVSTCNRSEIYICSDEIDSHINEVVNFYKIFFNVESVNEYIFIKKDKEAVSHIYNVSAGLDSMILGEDQILGQVKEALRYSMENKFSRKVLNKLFREAITSAKKIKSELKISETPISMVYIAIKLLEKNIGTLKGKKACIIGAGDMGRLALKHLINEELEEIFVANRTYNNVIDLLKEFPKIKLIDYEKKYEILDNVDILITATAAPHLIIKKEQLQNIKQELYIMDLALPRDVEKSAGDIENIHLYDVDDFKNISDSNKIKREELSLIAKDSIDSYVNEFNQWMKSLKVDNTIKDLNNRCRDIKDEYLGYITKKIDLNERDKEILEKMLFGALKKVVKEPILNLKELKDEDEINKYIKSVNELFKF from the coding sequence ATGAATTTAGCTGTAATCGGAATAAATTATAATAACACCCCTATAGATATAAGAGAAAAAGTATCATTTTCAAAATCACAAAAATATAAAGCTTGTACTTATTTAATTAAAAAAGGAATAAGTGAAATAATAATAGTATCTACTTGTAATAGAAGTGAAATATATATATGTAGTGATGAAATAGATAGTCACATAAATGAAGTAGTAAATTTTTATAAAATCTTTTTTAATGTTGAAAGTGTAAATGAATATATTTTTATAAAAAAAGATAAAGAAGCCGTTTCCCATATATACAATGTTTCTGCAGGATTAGATTCTATGATTCTAGGAGAAGATCAAATTTTGGGACAAGTAAAAGAAGCATTAAGGTATTCTATGGAAAATAAATTTAGTAGAAAAGTGCTTAATAAACTTTTTAGAGAAGCTATAACTTCGGCTAAAAAGATAAAAAGTGAATTGAAAATTTCTGAAACTCCAATATCTATGGTTTATATTGCAATAAAACTATTAGAAAAAAATATTGGAACATTAAAAGGCAAAAAAGCATGCATAATAGGAGCAGGAGATATGGGAAGACTTGCTCTAAAGCATTTAATTAATGAAGAATTAGAGGAGATATTTGTTGCTAATAGAACTTATAACAATGTTATTGATTTATTAAAAGAGTTTCCTAAAATAAAACTTATAGATTATGAAAAAAAATATGAGATTTTAGATAATGTAGATATATTAATAACAGCAACAGCTGCACCTCATTTAATTATTAAAAAGGAACAATTACAAAATATAAAGCAAGAATTATATATTATGGATTTAGCCCTTCCAAGAGATGTAGAAAAAAGTGCTGGAGATATAGAAAATATTCATTTGTATGATGTTGATGATTTTAAAAACATTTCAGATAGTAACAAGATTAAAAGAGAAGAACTATCTTTGATTGCTAAAGATAGTATTGATTCATATGTTAATGAGTTTAATCAGTGGATGAAGTCTTTAAAAGTAGATAATACTATAAAAGATTTGAATAATAGATGCAGGGATATAAAAGATGAATACTTAGGGTATATAACTAAAAAAATTGATTTAAATGAAAGAGATAAGGAAATATTAGAAAAAATGCTATTTGGAGCTTTGAAAAAAGTTGTTAAAGAGCCTATTTTAAATCTTAAAGAGCTAAAAGATGAAGATGAGATAAATAAATATATAAAAAGCGTAAATGAATTATTTAAATTTTAA
- the cobA gene encoding uroporphyrinogen-III C-methyltransferase — MSGKVFLVGAGPGDYKLITLKGMECIKKADVIVYDRLANVRLLKNAKENCEFIYVGKKSSNHTKTQDEINDIIVDKAKEGKIVTRLKGGDPYVFGRGGEEGEYLKKNGVDFEVVPGITSAIGGLCYAGIPITHRDYASSFHVITGHLKEENKELNWKSIASLEGTLVFLMGISNLQNICTSLIKEGKDINTKVAIINWASTTKQRVVVGTLENIYEKAIEEKIESPSLIVVGEVVSLREELNFFEKKPLFGKNIVVTRARAQSSTLVDKIDSLGGNPIEIPSIKIEEILERDELIEEIKNIEKYSYLIFTSRNAVNIFFENLFKLGFDSRKLGNLKIVSIGNGTSEELKNKGIVADIVPKRFVAESIVESLKDILSKDDKILIPRAKESREYLTQELSKLCNVKEVKIYETIKMQNNKEYVLNLLDSDAIDYITFTSSSTVKNFIDIIGKENIDKLKGTKLVSIGPITSRTIEDFNLKVYNEAEEYTIDGILKVLQK, encoded by the coding sequence ATGAGTGGAAAAGTATTTTTAGTTGGTGCTGGTCCTGGAGATTATAAACTTATAACTTTAAAGGGAATGGAATGTATAAAAAAGGCTGATGTTATTGTATATGATAGACTAGCAAACGTTAGACTTTTAAAAAATGCTAAAGAAAATTGTGAATTTATATATGTGGGTAAGAAATCTAGTAATCATACAAAAACTCAAGATGAGATTAATGATATTATAGTGGATAAGGCTAAAGAAGGAAAAATTGTTACAAGATTAAAAGGTGGAGATCCTTATGTCTTTGGTAGAGGAGGAGAAGAAGGAGAATACCTAAAGAAAAATGGAGTTGATTTTGAGGTTGTACCGGGAATTACTTCAGCAATAGGTGGACTTTGCTATGCAGGAATACCAATAACTCATAGGGACTACGCATCTTCATTTCATGTTATAACTGGACATTTAAAAGAAGAAAATAAAGAACTTAATTGGAAATCAATAGCTTCACTAGAAGGAACATTAGTATTTTTGATGGGTATTTCTAATCTACAAAATATATGTACATCTTTAATTAAAGAAGGAAAAGATATAAATACTAAGGTTGCTATAATAAATTGGGCAAGTACAACAAAGCAAAGAGTTGTAGTTGGAACTCTTGAAAATATATATGAAAAGGCAATAGAAGAAAAAATAGAATCTCCAAGTCTTATTGTTGTGGGTGAAGTTGTATCTTTACGAGAAGAACTTAACTTTTTTGAAAAAAAACCTTTGTTTGGAAAAAACATTGTTGTAACAAGGGCAAGAGCTCAAAGTAGTACACTTGTGGATAAAATAGATTCACTAGGAGGAAATCCAATAGAGATTCCTTCAATAAAAATAGAAGAAATACTTGAACGTGATGAACTTATAGAGGAAATAAAAAATATTGAAAAATATAGTTACTTAATTTTTACTAGTAGAAATGCGGTTAATATATTTTTTGAAAATTTATTTAAACTAGGTTTTGATAGTAGAAAACTTGGAAACTTAAAAATTGTATCAATTGGAAATGGAACCTCTGAAGAACTTAAAAATAAAGGAATTGTTGCAGATATTGTGCCAAAGAGATTTGTGGCAGAATCTATAGTAGAATCCCTAAAGGACATTTTGAGTAAAGATGATAAAATATTAATACCAAGAGCTAAGGAATCTAGAGAGTATTTAACTCAAGAATTAAGTAAGCTTTGCAATGTTAAAGAAGTTAAAATTTATGAAACTATAAAAATGCAAAACAATAAAGAGTATGTATTAAATCTTTTAGATAGTGATGCTATAGACTATATAACATTTACAAGCTCATCTACAGTAAAAAACTTTATAGATATTATAGGAAAAGAAAATATAGATAAATTAAAAGGTACAAAATTGGTTTCAATAGGACCTATAACTTCAAGGACTATAGAAGATTTTAACCTTAAGGTTTATAATGAAGCAGAAGAATACACAATAGATGGAATTTTAAAGGTACTTCAAAAATAA
- the hemC gene encoding hydroxymethylbilane synthase — protein MKIVVGSRGSKLALTQTNWVIDKIKQKYPQIQFEVKIISTKGDRIQHIALDKIGDKGLFVKEIEEQLISGDIDMAVHSMKDMSTEMPEELKFSYVPKREDYRDVLILNKKYNSIDELPMNAKIGTGSKRRKYQLLQYRDDLNIVPIRGNVETRINKIEMENLHGVVLASAGIKRLNIQEKLDYNIFYLNEDIMLPSPAQGILALEIRKDREDLEEILKSIEDKNSSIQAVAERAFLKGVNGGCHVPIGAICNINKDNVELTGLLGKEDGSKIIRKSLGGKIEDAEKIGYELAEIVLKEIN, from the coding sequence ATGAAAATAGTAGTAGGTTCTAGAGGAAGCAAGCTTGCTCTTACTCAGACTAATTGGGTTATAGATAAAATTAAACAAAAATATCCACAAATACAATTTGAAGTAAAAATAATATCCACAAAAGGGGATAGAATTCAACATATAGCTCTGGATAAAATTGGTGACAAGGGATTATTCGTAAAGGAAATAGAGGAACAGTTAATAAGTGGTGATATTGATATGGCAGTTCACAGTATGAAGGATATGTCCACAGAAATGCCAGAGGAATTAAAATTTTCATATGTTCCTAAAAGAGAAGACTATAGAGATGTTTTAATTTTGAACAAAAAGTATAATTCTATAGATGAGTTACCTATGAACGCAAAAATAGGGACAGGTAGTAAGAGAAGAAAGTATCAACTTTTACAGTATAGAGATGATTTAAACATAGTGCCTATAAGAGGAAATGTTGAAACTAGAATAAATAAAATAGAAATGGAAAATTTACATGGAGTAGTTTTAGCTTCGGCAGGTATAAAAAGATTAAATATACAAGAGAAACTAGACTATAATATTTTTTATTTAAATGAAGATATAATGTTACCTTCTCCAGCACAAGGAATATTAGCTTTAGAGATAAGAAAAGATAGAGAAGATTTAGAAGAAATTTTAAAGTCTATAGAAGATAAAAATTCCTCAATTCAAGCAGTAGCTGAAAGAGCATTTTTAAAAGGGGTAAATGGAGGATGTCATGTTCCCATTGGAGCAATATGCAATATAAATAAAGACAATGTAGAACTTACAGGGCTTTTGGGAAAAGAAGATGGTTCTAAAATTATAAGAAAGTCTTTAGGTGGAAAGATTGAGGATGCAGAAAAAATAGGATATGAACTTGCAGAAATTGTACTGAAGGAGATAAATTAA
- the hemL gene encoding glutamate-1-semialdehyde 2,1-aminomutase, producing the protein MKELKHTKSEAMFKEAVKYIPGGVNSPVRAFGSVGLNPIFIDRAKGSKIYDVDGNEYIDYICSWGPLILGHSNEKLYEGIEETLRRGTSYGVPTEIEVKMAKLITEAYPSVDMVRMVNSGTEATMSALRVARGYTRRNKILKFEGCYHGHSDALLVKSGSGTITFGVPTSPGVPEGTVKDTLVCRYNDIEAVKRIFQEQGNEIAAVIVEPVSGNMGVVPGKQEFLQFLRDITKEYKSVLIFDEVITGFRLAYGGAQEVYGIEADMTCFGKIIGAGLPVGAYGGKREIMECVSPMGPVYQAGTLSGNPLAMHMGYKNLNILKENKDVYERLEEKAKRLEEGFNKNIKELGIKATVVRFKAMLCLFFAEGPLNNYDEVSKCDTEMYAKYFGEMLKRGVLIAPAQFEALFLSDAHTDEDIEYTIKANYEALKELKC; encoded by the coding sequence ATGAAAGAGTTAAAGCATACTAAATCAGAAGCTATGTTTAAAGAAGCAGTAAAGTATATACCAGGTGGAGTTAATAGTCCAGTTAGAGCATTTGGTTCAGTTGGATTAAACCCTATATTTATAGATAGAGCTAAGGGTTCAAAAATATATGATGTTGATGGAAATGAGTACATAGATTATATATGTTCTTGGGGACCGCTTATACTAGGACATAGTAACGAAAAGTTATATGAAGGAATAGAAGAAACTTTAAGACGTGGAACAAGCTACGGAGTTCCAACAGAAATAGAAGTTAAAATGGCAAAGTTAATTACAGAAGCATATCCATCAGTTGACATGGTAAGAATGGTTAACTCAGGTACAGAAGCTACAATGAGTGCATTAAGAGTTGCTAGAGGATATACAAGAAGAAACAAAATATTAAAATTTGAAGGATGTTATCATGGTCATTCTGATGCATTACTTGTAAAATCAGGTTCAGGAACTATAACTTTTGGTGTTCCAACAAGTCCTGGAGTGCCAGAAGGAACAGTAAAAGATACTTTGGTTTGTAGATATAATGACATAGAAGCTGTAAAGAGGATATTTCAAGAACAAGGAAATGAAATAGCAGCAGTTATAGTTGAACCAGTATCAGGTAATATGGGAGTTGTGCCAGGAAAACAAGAATTCTTACAGTTTTTAAGAGATATAACTAAGGAATATAAATCTGTTCTTATTTTTGATGAAGTTATAACAGGATTTAGACTTGCCTATGGTGGAGCTCAAGAAGTATACGGAATAGAAGCTGATATGACTTGCTTTGGAAAAATAATAGGAGCAGGGCTTCCTGTAGGAGCTTATGGTGGAAAGAGAGAAATAATGGAGTGTGTATCTCCAATGGGTCCAGTATATCAAGCAGGAACTTTATCCGGAAATCCTCTTGCCATGCATATGGGATATAAGAATTTAAATATTCTTAAAGAAAATAAAGACGTATATGAAAGACTTGAAGAAAAAGCTAAAAGATTAGAAGAAGGATTTAATAAAAATATAAAAGAATTAGGAATAAAGGCTACAGTGGTTAGATTTAAAGCAATGTTATGTTTATTCTTTGCAGAAGGACCACTAAATAATTATGATGAAGTTTCAAAATGTGATACAGAAATGTATGCTAAGTATTTTGGTGAAATGTTAAAAAGAGGAGTGCTTATAGCACCAGCACAATTTGAAGCATTATTTTTATCAGATGCACATACAGATGAAGACATTGAATACACAATTAAGGCAAACTATGAGGCGCTTAAAGAGTTAAAATGTTAA